In Lycium ferocissimum isolate CSIRO_LF1 chromosome 3, AGI_CSIRO_Lferr_CH_V1, whole genome shotgun sequence, the genomic window CTAATACCCCCGTTGTAACCTGTCAAAAGTCCTTATATTCAATCGCCAAATCTGTTCTAGGCACGATTCTGAGCTTTTGACATATTGCAGAATCCTCATTGCATGTGTTAATCTCCTGGAATCTGATGATCTTTGGCTTGCCTAGTTCTGATGTATGACATCTGTGATTTTTCAGTATTCAAAATTTGTCTTGCTTTCCTTGGAAGTGATTGGTAACTATTGAAATGATGttcacctgcaaaatcaaaaacaaagttagtcaaaaaatcTGCCAATCCATTTTCTTCCCTCAGCACATGCTCCACTCTCACTTTCTTATCCCTCATTGACCTTGTAATATCCTTTATGATCAAAGAGATACTCCATGGTACTTCCCATTGTCCTATCAAGATCATTTTAAGAGTCATTGAATCGGTCTCCAAGATTGCGTGCAATAGATCATTTGTAACACACATTTAAACCCCTCCGTAATGCCATTGCTTGAACTAAATTTGATGCATCGATATTCTTCTAGCCGCAACATGCACCAGTCTCCTCGGTAGTTCCTAATACAAAATGCCACCGAGCTTGGCCCTGGATTGCCTCTAGAAGCACCATCCGAGTTACACTTAAACCACTGCAGCATAGGCAAATTCCATCTCACTATCTTGCTCACTATATGTGGTCCGTATGTTTCAAACATCCGTATAACTGTGGGAAGAGACTTTGGTACTTGCATTCTTGGATTTCAACTCTACACATCGATGTATGGTcaaatttatttcatatatcacCTTATTGATTGTCATCTTCCCTCCATGCACCTGAGTGTTTCTCCACTTCTATATTTGCCACATGTGATCCGTTGTATGGCTCTAATAATAGATTTGAACTTAGATGAAAAATCAGCATTCCACAAACCCAGTATCACTTGTTTCTCGAAGCAAAGTTGCGTGATTCCTACGAAGCTTTAACATATCTCCAGACCTGTAAAACAATTTTTCCTGTGACAAATGGATGATCTACAGTTTCACATTGTTTAGGATCACAGCAATAGCATTTTCCTTTTGTATCAATCCCAATCCTTCTCACTATATCCCCTACTTGTAGTTTGCATTTCCACAATCtccaaaaaaagaataaaattttgAAAGGCAAACCTAGTATCCACATGCTTTTGTATATATCAGACTTCCACGGCTTTCCTTCTTAAGAGCTCCCATGCACTTCCAACTGTAAATTTACTAGATGCTGTCATCATCCACCCTGGTTTATCCCATTCTTTTGTAGATTCATGAAAGTCTAATTCTTCCAGTATATGATCAACAATGTCAGTAGGAAAAAGCTGTTGTAGTTTACTTATGTTCCACCCATCCTGATTTCTCAATTCCTTCACACGTACATCTTTTTGTTCATCTATAACAAAATCATCAGGAACTAAGTAGTATAAAGCTCCAAGTTTtgtccaattatcaaaccagaTATTAGCAGTTCCACTTCTTGGCTCCCACCACATTTCATGCTCCATGTTGTCTCTAGCTTCTAACATCATTTTCTTGACCTGAGAGCCTCATTTCCAAGGCACATACTGAGGGTAGTGCCTTTTACAATACTTGTTCCACATATAATTTGACCATAGAGTATTTGTAGTTCTAAATTTCCACCAGAGTTTAGCACATAATTCTTTAGAAACATCAAATAAGGATCTGAAGCCAACTCCACCTACCTCCTTTGGCAAGCACAGATTCATCCATGAAGACCaatgtcttcttcttccttcttcactATTATTCTAGAAAAATCTTGCAAACACCCTATGCAGGTCATATATAACACCCTTTGGAGGTCTGATAGCTGAGAGTAGGTGAATTGGCATACTTACTAAAACACTGTTGATCAAAACAACTTTTCCTCCAAAAgataaaagtcttcctttccaAGCTGCCAGTTTGTCCTTCACTTTTTGGATCAAGTCACTATAATCAGCCTTTCTCTTTCTTGCATGTGTGATTAGGCAACCTAAGTATGTGAAAGGGAAAGATCCCCTAGTAAAACCAGTAATAGCCTCCACCTGCTGCACTATCACATTTGCAGCTTTACTATGCATGTAGAAGGAACTTTTTCCTTTGTTGATAAGCTGCCCTGACATTTGCTCATACTCTTGTAATATTCTCATGATCAGCTGTAATGAAGTATCATCTGCAGATGAGAATATAATAGTATCATTTGCATAAGCAAGATGATTCAAATTAGCACTCCATTTAGGCATTCCATAGCTTCTAAAGCCATTGTCCTCAAATAAAGAGTTCAATGCTCTAGGCAAGACTTAGCGTAGACAAAATAAACAAAGCGGAGAGAGTGGATCTCCTTGCTTAACACCTCTTGTTGAGTGGAAAAATCCAAAAGCTGTCCATTGAATAGGCGAGTACCAATTGTTTGCTATCAATCTCCATATCATATCTATAAATACTTCGCAAATCCCATCTTCCTCGAACTCTTGCCAAAAAATCCCATGACACTCTATCATAGGCCTTAGCCATATCCAGTTTAAGCACCACATTAGCTGGTTTTCCCTTAAGTCTTATATCTGATACCACCTTTTGAGTTAACAGTACATTCTTAATGATACATCTTCCCTTTACAAAACCATACTGATTAGTAGATATCAAAGAAGGCAAAACATTTTCAAGTTTATTTTGCACCACTCTAGAGATCaatttgttaataaaattaCTGAGACTTATGGGCCTCATATCTGTAAAGGTCTCAACATTATTCTTCTTTGGGATCAGAACCAGAATTGTATGAGTTATGGACTTTGGCAAAGTTTGTCCTTCAAAGAAGACTTTCACTACATTATACACACCAACCCCCATAATTTCCTAGCATACTTGATAAAATGCTGCTATCATACCATACGGACCACGAGCTATCTCGATAGATCAAAAAGCTCGCATTCTTCACATCTTCTAGAGTTGGCATCTTTGGTAAGTAGCGATTTTTCTCGAGTAACCATATTAGGAATATGTTACGGCAATGAGAAATACGAAGAGATATCCTCGTGTAAACTGATGATGATAAAATTGAATTGCTTCCTCAGCTAGAGTATCTTCCCCCCTAATCCAACTTCCATCTTGCTTTTTCATCCTTTTGACCTGCAATCTCTTCCTCCTACCATTTACCATATTGTGGAAAAACCTTGTATTCCTATCCCCCTCagaaaagcaagtaaaatgagaTTTATGTCTCAAGAACTCCTTCTCATAATGCATATACTTCTTCAATTCTGCTTGTGCTAGTTGGAGTACCATCCTGTTTGCAGGAGAAGGatcatcttcaaaaaaaatttgttctttAACTCTCACAATATCTTCCCTTACTACCAGTTGCTTGAAGATATCCCCAAAGGTAGCTTTACTCCATTCTGATAAAACAGACTTAACTTTTTTAAGCTTCAGTTTAAAATTAATGAGTTCATCTGCTTCAAAATCAATATTCCACCCTTGATTCACAACCTTTAAGAAGGATTCATGTTCTATCCAAAAATTTAGAAATCTGAAAGGTTTCCTTACATGTTGAGATGAATTTCCACAAGTAAGTAGAAGAGGAGCATGATCAGAACCAGTTCTACATAAATGTTCAACTTCCATGTGACCAAACCAATCCTGTAGTTTGGAATTAGTGAGCATTCTGTCcaaccttttaaaaatacaatccCTACCAGCTCTACCATTCCACCATGTGAATAAGATCCCTTTAAAAGAAACTTCAAAAAGTTCACTTGAATTCACACAGAATGCAAAAGCTTCATACTCATCTGGATAAACTGGCAGACCCCCTATTTCCTCATCTTCATGCATAatgacattgaaatctcctCCCACAAGCtgtgtgttacacctcgaaaaattttccgtgatgtacagtgaataggctaatgaagagtacgaaatagcatttgacgattctaaataagattttaaagacatttgatgttagacgagaaaattgccaagagaaggccatgtatgcgataagtatcggaaaggatttatgagtagcaagttgatgaaAACTTAATGaggtgttggggaagagttataattccccttagattgttaatgaagtgataaacaagtgttaagaaggttccataaggattggagatcaaacgagacgacgggatcaacttcggtggaactgtgagttccacgatcATGTTCcccggcccatataatattccacggaccgtggatgggtccgtggaactgccagcagagaaggtGGATAGCTAGTCATAAACCACGACCGGTTTCACGGACGGCactaggttccacggaccgtggaacagtccgtggaactctgacaggctgaaatgttctaagtttataaatgtgattctaacttcattatttcatttccaacacttctaCACTTATATCTAAAGCCTCTAGAGCattacatatatttcatgaacaagaatccaagggaaatcaaaggttattATCATcgaaccaagtgaatcaaagtaagaaaacccattaaagttcatcaaacacaaggaattcaagtgaaggaaaatctaggttttgctcaagtgaggtatatgcaaccaaggttcaatactacaccatataaggtaatttttatgatgttttcatgttgtttaaagtatttggaagttgaaacacttggattacataaggaaataggaaatgggtcatgaatgtgtgaatagtatcacttttgagtaaatgtttggaatgagttatgattcttgatacattatgaatatgataatattataaatgatattgagagtatggaatcgacattgtatgtgaatgaatgtATTGTCGAGATATAAcgatgaatatggatgaattgaagtgaattgtgaagtaaggataatgtagttgactaaaggctattgtgatgatattgtgaatgttattattgatgtttgggagttgatatgtgatatggaggaagtcatataaataaaggagatgctgtccgattttctctagaattagtcacgaatgctaagctatccattatctaatatgagtatgcacttcaatgaaggtagaacgtgagccttgaggaaaaacgtacaagtgatagaatagctgcacggaaaggtatgtaaggctaacccttctttaataaggcatggttctttggccaaatgttcatccttctacgagtctacgatattctccaatgatcctatctctagaagttactaagcttatgatgctcaaatgatacgattgcattaagttccttatacgacgagtaattctctaaagatagaatgtaatgaatgacgatagtaaaaaggctatacatatatgtatatatatatatatatatatatatatgtatatgtatgtatatatatatatatatatatatatatgtatatgtatgtatatatatatatatatatatatatatatatatatatatatatatatatatatatatatatatatatatatatatatatatatatatatatatatatatatatatatatatatatatatgacgtgCGCGTGCGCGCTGCGGTTGGGTACGAACAAcaacgagccttggtagggccgggtatgacacgagccttggtagggccgggtatgtaaaACACGAACCTACGTGGTTGGGTATgatatataaatgctatgtatatgacatcaatatgagtacgaatatgctatgtatatgacatcaatatgagtacgaatatgttaagattatgtaaatgccaagtaaaggctatgtttatgcaatgtatatgatatgagcatgagtatgaaaggaaatatgattacgaatacgaaaatagatacgaaaggtaaatgagtacggatatggatgtatgtgcacgaatacgcaatagaaatggaacgccCCTATGGAatgcaagtaagtgctatgacgatgatgctattatctcccatcctatgttatttcatatgttgtctatgatgctttcatattgatattgatcaagctttacatactcagtacattcttcgtactgacgtccttttgtttgtagaCGCTGCGTCAttcccgcaggtggccagggagacagactcaATCCATAGCcatattactcagggactacatagcggagctccactttatttggagctacagcttttggtatagattcttttgtgtacatattcatgggcacggcggggtcctgtcccgcccatatgttacgatatgatgtacccttcttagaggctcgtatacatatgtatatggttagatatgttcggccttgtcggcctatattttgggatattattttgatagccttgtcggctgatGTACGTTTATATGGGCATAAATGTTactgatgatatagatgtgttattgcccaatgagattagaatgatgacgaatgaaaagcatgatttaactatgtggctcacctagatgtgatgtataagtatgttaaggggtgctcgggtgggctagcaccgggtgctcgtcgcggccctccggttggatcgtgacaaaaatggtatcagagcagttcagtcctagggtgtgtctacgagccgtgtctagtagagtcttggttatgtgtgtgttgcgtgccacacttataaacaagaagctgcgggcattttacgaatgaatgaccttttttcttcataagaaatcttgcgatagagctatgatgtaagaacttcttgtttcttaaccatgtgttgtgtatttcagaaatgcctgtaaagagaaaggctacaatGGCCCAAAAAGGCAAGAtggtggcagaaaagcgggctgaaagagcaccgccaccggtagtagaggaaagtgagtcccaaagtgctGCTCAATCTTGGTCCTCCCGTTCAgagcctatattagaggagcgcgagggagcctcagccccagctccagcacctccggctcctccaccggatgcttcaggccaagatgtgaaagaggccattaatctgctgactcaattggttgcggcCCAGACTCAGAGGCAAAGTTCAGGGCAaagtgatagggctgttagtgcaagagcctgtgatttcattagtttgaaccctccggaattctttggatcaaagccggatgaggaccctcagaatttcattgatggtatgttgagtacacttcggttgatacatgcttcagacaccgaaTTGGTGGAactagcgtcctatagattgagggatgttgcggtatgttggtacatgatttggatggcttcacagGGAGCCAATGCACTTCTCGGTATGGCGGGAATTTAtagatgctttcctccgacattatttgcccccagaagctcggcgagctagagccgataagttcctaaatttgagacaagggagcatgagtgccctagagtatagtctccacttcaattccttggctaggtatgcttcgaccatggtagcggatatagGTGACCgggtgcaccggtttgtgaaaggcctagggccacatttgatggataggtgcctAACTGCGTttcttcaggacaatatggatatttcatggatccaagcccatgcccagaacttggaagaaagtctacaacaacaaagaagtgagcatgatagagggcatagcaagagggctagatcttcgggtccaatgaacgagtatagaggtgggcacGGACGAGGCGATCTTCTAGACATTCGGGCTACTcaatgactagtgcgcctccacagtatttaggtgtcacaccctaacccgatagggcatgatggtcacccgacccttacgtggggccgagcgaacccgctgactctcgtgaaactcataatcatctttgggcccttaaatcatgacatgagcGCAAAATGAAAacctttcaaagaacaacatgcttttcgtctttttttaaatcaaataaaatctatgatcatatgaaatctgtaatgtaatgcataatgatacatcggcttatagagcgcttacaaacgacatatcatacacgcgactgcgtacgcaaagtctctaacataaacaattttgtcataacataaatactctgactcggcagcactccggaggaaatggagctcgacaatccagctggaacatcttctactcatctgtgtacacctgcgtggcatgaaacgtagcccccgaagaaagggggtcataCGGAacatgtactgagcatgtaaagcatgaaatacagtaaacaggatcatactgaataaggagtacagaaaatcgtAAGGCTTGACTCTGAAACATAaacaaataatcatcatgtacatatgcgtgcatagcgtgtcccggccctctagtgagggactcggtaagtaaaatcaacatatacatgtacatatagcgtgtcccggccctctagtgagggactcggtaaataacatcatcatatgcatgtcatcatgtcatcatatatatatataccgtacccggccctctagtgagggactcggtgaatagaattgtcacgatccaaccccgtaggccgtgactagtgcccgatctgggcacccaaacacacctatcaaacgctatcacaaggtatatcaaacgtatccaagtatataacagaagccgacgaggctgtgttccaaatttatataatttccagaaaaatttcggcagagtttcctttgttttacggactatccaaaataactcTTCgtacagaaaataccaacaaaggccacacagggccatcaaaacaacatatatacatatgtgggccgacaaggctgccacggcgaatgaaatcgcccaaacacaactgtacagaagtaggcacaacccactaACATGTCCACGGACTCTAAACGGACggaacgagaatcatatgacgggacgggccccgccgtacccacgagcaaacaaatatatacaccacggacgagtatgtaccaaaaggtaggctccggaataaggagcactccaagaccgatGAAAatcctaggccggcggatcaccaaaaatgtacactgcgggcatgaaacgcaccccgacgAAAGAGGGGTCGGTCAcggaatataccgagtatgcaaagtagaaatatacaatatatcaaatctgagtcataatcgaagcggaagtacagaaagtaagtacatatccaaaaataccaaaacgtttacttattaataacatttttctcaagaaaacgaATTATGCATAGGACTCAGTGTCACACCACATATCGCGGTCAAAATCCAGCGGcactatcacatcacataacataccgcggccaaatacccggctcGGCAATATCgcagaacataccgcggccaaatacccagcggcaatatcacagaacataccgcggccaaatacccagcggctatatcacataacataacataacataccgcggccaaatacccagcggcaatatcacataacgGCATACAattcattattacaaacccaatagaataaccaaagcgtaccattatttccaacccaaggaaatagtcaaatcaaattttctccgaatgtcactcgaaagcatatcaaaccaaacttgtaaatcataatcccgtatcaaaatcacatgcatatgagcaaataaataattaagttaccttccaaaatccgatgaccaaatatatttactaacatcggaaagtgcagaaacaagtttcagatttatcggaattagtacacaaaagttacaaccttctgaaatcgtCCTTATGTATCAAACtatattatcaaactcaataaagtagttaaaataaatattttatagtaatcggagcgatggtcaaaagttctctttcaaaatctcgcaaatataccaaaaggtaagtaaaatagtcatatttgaaatcggaataatcattacaacattttctttcaaaaattgtctaaattacataaagggcatcgcgagacccacggacgggtgtagacccgagctgggcccgcctatggaaaacatactcatcctacatcatacaaactcctacgaaaatttcaaagcaatccgagcttttctgtgaaagttatgggcgtttgaacttttggaatcgctaaaaagaataagctttaaaaccaaaaatcagctttcatgaaatctttacaaattatgaattccaaggatataaggatcgatgttatggcatattagcacaagaataccaaggaaacacatgcgaatcatagacaagctcggattgtgagaatagagtctcctagaggctcgtatcatagcctattttaactaaggcatgccaaaagaaaaggttactttacatacctcaaacgctctccaatatgatccaaactcaagctaaatccaacctatgattcgggctgcccacgatctataaacaagccataaaatgccaaacattagctaaagactttttggccttatattccaaattgcccttaattctacgtaaatttgggcggcatttcccacgtaaataggacaccccgagaatttaactcggccaaaacaatcaacaacaacaacaataaccaacctagcaacctcaacaaccaatccggaaagcaatacaacaataatagctttcttttccatcattcgacaacattcatgaattcgattcaacggcttaccttcaagccaggatcgacgcttatacattcacatactaacccgaacccataccaacaatatttaaagacatcctaagcaattcatacaacatttccaacaatccaaatttttctccaacttggccgaattcagcccctcaacccgagacacccctataactttttcttcattttcaaatcatgatttgtatccacaattcacattctaacaatgctattttcatcaatatacaaaatacattaaatgtacaataatctccaaatcagtccacaacaactacaacatccatTTAAGTCATtagacattcatttccaacatagaattcacaacgacgatgactaaaacattaagcgatatcgattcgttcattgtcatataatatgaccatttcgaccaacactacacatatacatatatggataattctcaatcgttcttcaccttaccatgatcataatatactaactaaacattaattcatcacttcaatacaacccaacacacacacacactacacggctagaacaccacacccacaactcacttccaacattccatatttcatgattttcctccattataacatactacaacaagcatacaaccctcacaatacataaaacataatgaattcttaccttttctcttcaatttcccaatagctagggtttccaaaagatgaaaaataatgggttgatcacTCCAACGTCGCTTCCaagctacttagggacctcaatatagtgggtttacatcaacaaaataattttagaaggacaagaaatgggagTGGATTTTTAGGagctttggccgagagcctcactttgTGAGgtattcttcatcttttttttttctaagtgctAAGAATGACTAAagatgactagtggtcatcttttaatcccccTCTAGAGTTGTACAAaatcttggcccacattaatgtgttgttccactcaaaagttgacacaaaaattgtgtgggggccTCAATCCACTCACATGGCCAactatggaaaatggatgatttttcaactttcaattttatcacttttggtcccaaattttcctaattgttccataccaacaaattcatacacaacttatatctcaaaataaaatcgaaggtcaagaatcccgactttgtatcccgaaatagttttgtccttaacttatcataattaatctggattatttcaatgtacaaaaatacgggttctaacatcctcccccctttagaaaattcgtcctcgaatgttaaattaaccttacgggtcatacaaatAATTTTGGGGAGTTTCTTTAACAACTATCGcaaacagttcatacatcaatcagcataaccaatcaaagagtttaaattacctgtacccgcgtctggtggcgcctcctgatcctgaccgcgggtcaacgcatataggcggttcgatggaccgccgtAGAGCTgggggctccgccacggcctctgccacggcctgctggagtCGGCGTgcccgccccatcgggcgcatagatacggaaggggaagacgaaccggcaactgacccggtaggctgagctgcTCCCCCTGCACCGCCCCTgagtggacaatctctcatatagtggccctgctggccacaggtaaagcaagcacccgtggcacgataacactcccccgAATGGCGTCCCCTACAGtgaggacatcggggtaggggtTGCCTCCACTGGCTGGAATCTCCGTCCATCTGTGAGCCCGGAGCTCTGGAACTCTGCCCTGCCTCTAAGTACCCCGCACCATCTGGGCTCCAACCGGTAAACTGTGGGGGTGTAGTCTGCGCTGGCTGGGGAGGGTATCTGCTCtgctgctgctgaggctgcctgcctcgaGACTCCCCAGAATATGCTGCGgacctggccctcttgggctggccccggTCATAATCcctgtcgggctgacgcccccggtgtcggtcctccataccctgggcgtgggcctgtatacgggcgatatccatccctgtctgggccgccatcaccgtacAGCTATCAATAAAGTAATCATCCGGCCCCTATCACATCTGggtgcatccggtcggtcaCAACATAAGCGGCGCATATCCGGCCGCCGAATCAAACTCCCGCATCGTACTCCCCGACACTCCCCGCCCTCTCGCTTCAACAAGAGTAAATCGGTCTACCCCCGGCTCGCCTCACCTCCGAGGCGTAAAATGGGGGGCCGAAAAGCCTCGcagtaaactcgccccatacggccggaGAGGGCACCTCGCCTCCGGACacgcatccacgactcataccgctagtcgctacatcgtgcaaccggtatgacgccatctcaaccgactcgtcgTCTCGGTAGCACTAATCAACCGCAGGTGCGCCGCATCCGCACGGatgaactcatgagggtcctctcgcgggctttgacccgaagaactctcgggtggcccacaaagtagaaaatcacggccccGTGGTCGTCGCGCCCGTCCGCACGATCCTCCCCTCGCTCCCCGTCCGGGGACCTCGccccgctaccaaccgagtcaacaacCTACCTCTCgtaggtcccatcatccgccccggCCGGGGAGCCGGAGGCATGGTGCATCGGTGCCGCCGGAGccgcggtggagccgcccctcGTGCCGCAGTCGCcgtggtcgctccaaatccctccgatacgGCGGCAGcgaactagccgtcggaggcacaatatccgcctatccgagcacgagccctagtagtcgcCCGGGCTCGCTAGTctccgccgtagacttgcccttcgggcaaccgtggccttcctcggaggcatcaccgaaaacat contains:
- the LOC132048898 gene encoding uncharacterized protein LOC132048898 produces the protein MGVGVYNVVKVFFEGQTLPKSITHTILVLIPKKNNVETFTDMRPISLSNFINKLISRVVQNKLENVLPSLISTNQYGFVKGRCIIKNVLLTQKVVSDIRLKGKPANVVLKLDMAKAYDRVSWDFLARVRGRWDLRILPRALNSLFEDNGFRSYGMPKWSANLNHLAYANDTIIFSSADDTSLQLIMRILQEYEQMSGQLINKGKSSFYMHSKAANVIVQQVEAITGFTRGSFPFTYLGCLITHARKRKADYSDLIQKVKDKLAAWKGRLLSFGGKVVLINSVLVSMPIHLLSAIRPPKGVIYDLHRVFARFF